In Corynebacterium guangdongense, one DNA window encodes the following:
- a CDS encoding alanine/glycine:cation symporter family protein, translating to MENYPALAALNDILGVISSFVWGPWLLIPLLLGTGIYLTIRLRGIQFRALGRALRHTFVDGDDSETSQGDISNYQALTTALAATVGTGNIVGVATAISIGGPGALFWIWFTGLVGMASKYTEAYLGVRFRVTDHRGNQMGGPQVYLNRGIPGALGKTLAFLFALFAAIASFGIGNLTQANSVAAGMEDTFGVDPWVSGILIFVATGATLLGGIKAIGRVTAGFVPLMVTVYVIGGLVALALMIEEIPAALGLIFSDAFSGTSAAGGFLGATIMMAVRYGVARGIFSNESGMGSAAIAAAAAKTSHPTRQGLVSMTQTFIDTMIVVSITGLVIVTSGVWDMGPDQAAVMTAAGFSEVLPGQWGGTIVSVSLVFFAFSTIIGWSYYGERSAASLVGGWITVPYRILFTIVAFFGAITELELVWTFSDIANGLMALPNLIGLLILSGLVARETREYLKFDPQLSKPSTEVMSFTSAQMPGWR from the coding sequence ATGGAGAACTATCCGGCGCTCGCGGCGCTCAACGACATTCTCGGAGTCATTTCCTCATTCGTCTGGGGGCCGTGGCTGCTCATCCCGCTGCTCCTCGGCACCGGCATCTACCTGACCATCCGTCTCCGTGGCATCCAGTTCCGCGCCCTCGGCCGCGCGCTGCGCCACACCTTCGTGGACGGAGACGACTCGGAGACGTCCCAGGGAGACATCTCCAACTACCAGGCGCTGACCACCGCCCTGGCCGCCACCGTGGGCACCGGCAACATCGTCGGCGTCGCCACGGCCATCTCCATCGGCGGTCCGGGCGCCCTGTTCTGGATCTGGTTCACCGGCCTGGTCGGCATGGCGTCCAAGTACACCGAGGCCTACCTGGGCGTCCGCTTCCGCGTCACCGACCACAGGGGCAACCAGATGGGTGGCCCGCAGGTGTACCTCAACCGCGGCATCCCGGGCGCACTGGGCAAGACGCTCGCGTTCCTCTTCGCGCTGTTCGCCGCCATCGCCTCCTTCGGCATCGGCAACCTCACCCAGGCCAACTCCGTCGCCGCGGGCATGGAGGACACCTTTGGCGTCGATCCGTGGGTCTCCGGAATTCTCATTTTCGTGGCGACCGGCGCCACCCTCCTCGGCGGCATCAAAGCCATCGGCCGGGTCACCGCGGGCTTCGTCCCCCTGATGGTCACCGTCTACGTCATCGGCGGCCTGGTCGCCCTGGCCCTGATGATCGAGGAGATCCCGGCCGCGCTCGGCCTCATCTTCAGCGACGCCTTCAGCGGCACCTCCGCGGCCGGCGGTTTTCTCGGCGCCACCATCATGATGGCCGTCCGTTACGGCGTGGCCCGCGGCATCTTCTCCAACGAGTCCGGCATGGGTTCCGCCGCCATCGCCGCCGCCGCCGCGAAGACCTCCCACCCGACCCGTCAGGGCCTGGTCTCGATGACCCAGACCTTCATCGACACGATGATCGTCGTCTCCATCACCGGCCTGGTCATCGTCACCTCCGGTGTGTGGGACATGGGTCCCGACCAGGCGGCGGTCATGACCGCGGCAGGCTTCTCCGAGGTCCTCCCCGGGCAGTGGGGCGGCACGATCGTCTCGGTCTCCCTGGTGTTTTTCGCCTTCTCCACCATCATCGGCTGGTCCTACTACGGTGAGCGTTCGGCCGCCTCGCTGGTCGGCGGCTGGATCACCGTCCCCTACCGCATCCTGTTCACCATCGTCGCCTTCTTCGGCGCGATCACCGAGCTGGAGCTGGTCTGGACCTTCTCCGACATCGCCAACGGTCTGATGGCGCTGCCCAACCTCATCGGCCTGCTCATCCTCTCCGGCCTCGTCGCCCGCGAGACCCGGGAGTACCTGAAGTTCGACCCGCAGCTGAGCAAGCCGTCGACGGAAGTCATGAGCTTCACCAGCGCCCAGATGCCGGGCTGGCGGTAG
- a CDS encoding CrcB family protein, translating to MIREGLAVGAGAALGAVARFLLLEGLGDSAWVVLGVNALACLLMGLFLPGVFWGKGVLGGFSTFSTFAAFLAGSTAPVALFHALTTMLMCVGAYLVGLFARERRREAFR from the coding sequence GTGATTCGCGAAGGACTTGCCGTCGGTGCGGGCGCCGCCCTCGGGGCGGTCGCCCGATTCCTGCTGCTGGAGGGGCTCGGCGACTCCGCCTGGGTCGTCCTCGGCGTCAACGCCCTGGCCTGCCTGCTGATGGGGCTCTTCCTGCCGGGTGTGTTCTGGGGAAAGGGTGTGCTGGGGGGCTTCTCCACCTTCTCCACCTTCGCCGCCTTCCTGGCCGGCTCCACCGCACCGGTGGCCCTGTTCCACGCGCTGACCACCATGCTCATGTGCGTCGGCGCCTACCTGGTCGGACTCTTTGCCCGTGAGCGACGCCGGGAGGCGTTCCGATGA
- a CDS encoding fluoride efflux transporter FluC yields MAGVAAVALGGFLGGLARWGLGRAVPAREGRVGTFAANMTASAVLGLSTAMPGLWQVMVAVGFAAGMSTMSTFARELGNLLRQRRWWEFTRYLLATVVLGLLAAWRGAIWGQRILENLGS; encoded by the coding sequence ATGGCGGGGGTGGCGGCCGTCGCCCTCGGCGGATTCCTGGGCGGGCTCGCCCGCTGGGGCCTGGGCCGGGCCGTGCCGGCCCGGGAGGGGCGGGTGGGCACCTTCGCCGCCAACATGACCGCCAGCGCGGTGCTGGGCTTGTCGACGGCGATGCCGGGCCTCTGGCAGGTCATGGTGGCCGTGGGGTTCGCGGCGGGCATGTCCACGATGTCCACTTTCGCGCGCGAGCTCGGTAACCTGCTGCGGCAACGAAGATGGTGGGAGTTCACGAGGTATCTGCTGGCGACGGTCGTCCTTGGCCTCCTGGCCGCCTGGCGGGGCGCGATCTGGGGTCAGCGCATCCTCGAGAATCTGGGCTCGTGA
- a CDS encoding ABC transporter permease, which translates to MRTVSLRNIAAHKLRLALTVLAVVLGTAFISGAFMFTNSLSNSFDAAVNNAYQDVDAVAQPAEGSAGITPEQRQALADDPAVTKVNLTEKTTVVLARGTAESPEPIQTGSGSADLGVWYAPEDVVGNPRELVEGSAPVNGEEVAVNAQAAEQFGISVGEELTVVDPAARFQVTVTGLYERDLDQGTAINLLMPESDFLDRYHADNPTVGELLIDGEGEAQSVVDDLAAAHPDLTFETGQQLADEVSKTIQDALSFVNYFLVAFGLVALLVGTFLIANTFSMIVAQRTKEFALLRALGASRRQITNSVVLEAAVVGFLGSAIGILVGVGLVAAIKAIMAAQGAALPGSGLGLSPMAVVVPLIIGTVVTVISAWAPARRAGQVEPVEAMRSSESATPQPLTVRTILGLVLLLAGVIAGLVGAYMDDWGTADRAWAVGGGAIGVIVGFFLAGPALSLPIVPTFGRLIGLPFGSIGKLASTNSRRNPRRTSATAFALALGIALVTVIGMLGQTMKNSIDDLVETGVSAEFVLMPPQRGGFPIPAEVPQTALDVEGVGTVLTYSSVPVAVDGLYTYDYGPGQGASDVISGDPADMVVLDMIEGTSDLGDDGVIASQAFAEEHGWNVGDTYELSAPGLSPATTEVEIVGIYDENAIFANDVISRSAVDKLGLPAAVSSVAMVGVNGDGTVDQEQLRQNLTEAMNQYIVVQVLSAGEMAGVAGDAVTQMLNILYALLALAIIIAILGIVNTLTLSVIERRQELGMLRAVGSQRRQIRTMIILESVQIAVFGAVAGIAMGLFLGWAFLKALAGTGLESVAIPWSLLGIVLAGSLVVGVLAAIFPANRAAKTPPLDAIAD; encoded by the coding sequence ATGCGCACGGTCTCCCTGCGCAACATCGCGGCCCACAAACTCCGGCTCGCCCTCACCGTCCTGGCCGTCGTGCTGGGCACGGCGTTCATCTCTGGTGCGTTCATGTTCACCAACTCGCTGTCGAACTCCTTCGACGCCGCGGTGAACAACGCCTACCAGGATGTCGACGCCGTGGCCCAGCCGGCGGAGGGTAGCGCGGGCATCACCCCGGAGCAGCGCCAGGCCCTCGCCGACGATCCCGCCGTGACCAAGGTCAACCTGACCGAGAAGACCACCGTCGTGCTCGCCCGGGGCACGGCGGAGAGCCCGGAGCCGATTCAGACCGGCAGCGGTTCGGCCGATCTCGGCGTCTGGTACGCGCCGGAGGACGTCGTCGGCAACCCCCGCGAGCTGGTGGAGGGGAGCGCACCGGTCAACGGTGAGGAAGTCGCGGTCAACGCGCAGGCCGCCGAGCAGTTCGGGATCTCCGTCGGCGAGGAGCTCACCGTCGTGGACCCCGCCGCCCGCTTCCAAGTCACCGTCACCGGCCTTTACGAGCGGGATCTGGATCAGGGCACCGCCATCAACCTCCTCATGCCCGAGTCCGACTTCCTGGACCGCTACCACGCGGACAACCCGACGGTAGGGGAGCTGCTCATCGACGGAGAAGGCGAGGCCCAGTCAGTCGTCGACGACCTGGCCGCCGCGCACCCGGACCTCACCTTCGAGACCGGTCAGCAGCTGGCTGACGAGGTGTCCAAGACCATCCAGGACGCCCTGTCGTTCGTCAACTATTTCCTCGTCGCCTTCGGTCTGGTGGCTCTGCTGGTGGGCACCTTCCTCATCGCCAACACCTTCTCGATGATCGTCGCCCAGCGAACCAAGGAATTCGCCCTGCTGCGTGCCCTCGGGGCCTCGCGCCGCCAGATCACCAACTCCGTCGTGCTCGAGGCCGCCGTCGTCGGCTTCCTCGGCTCGGCCATCGGCATTCTCGTCGGCGTCGGCCTGGTCGCCGCCATCAAGGCGATCATGGCCGCGCAGGGCGCCGCCCTGCCGGGCTCCGGACTGGGACTGTCACCCATGGCCGTCGTCGTCCCGCTGATCATCGGCACCGTCGTCACGGTCATCTCCGCGTGGGCCCCGGCCCGTCGCGCGGGCCAGGTGGAACCGGTCGAGGCGATGCGCTCCTCCGAGTCCGCCACGCCGCAGCCGCTGACGGTGCGCACCATTCTCGGTCTGGTTCTGCTGCTCGCCGGCGTCATCGCCGGGCTGGTCGGCGCCTACATGGACGACTGGGGCACGGCGGACCGCGCGTGGGCGGTCGGCGGCGGAGCCATCGGCGTCATCGTCGGTTTCTTCCTCGCCGGCCCGGCCCTGTCCCTGCCGATCGTCCCGACCTTCGGCCGTCTCATCGGACTGCCCTTCGGCTCCATCGGCAAGCTGGCCTCGACCAACTCCCGCCGCAACCCGCGCCGCACCTCCGCGACCGCCTTCGCCCTGGCGCTGGGCATTGCCCTGGTGACTGTGATCGGCATGCTCGGCCAGACGATGAAGAACTCGATCGACGACCTCGTGGAGACCGGCGTCTCCGCCGAGTTCGTCCTCATGCCCCCGCAGCGCGGCGGCTTCCCCATCCCGGCGGAGGTCCCGCAGACCGCGCTCGACGTCGAGGGCGTGGGCACGGTCCTGACCTACTCCTCCGTCCCGGTCGCCGTCGACGGCCTCTACACCTACGATTACGGGCCCGGCCAGGGAGCCAGCGACGTCATCTCCGGTGATCCGGCGGACATGGTCGTGCTCGACATGATCGAGGGCACCAGCGACCTCGGTGACGACGGCGTCATCGCCTCCCAGGCCTTCGCCGAGGAGCACGGCTGGAACGTCGGCGACACCTACGAACTCTCGGCGCCGGGCCTGAGCCCCGCAACCACCGAGGTCGAGATCGTCGGCATCTACGACGAGAACGCGATCTTCGCGAACGACGTCATCTCCCGGTCCGCCGTCGACAAGCTCGGGCTGCCGGCCGCGGTCTCCTCGGTCGCCATGGTGGGCGTCAACGGAGACGGCACGGTCGACCAGGAGCAGCTGCGACAGAATCTCACCGAGGCCATGAACCAGTACATCGTCGTCCAGGTGCTCAGCGCCGGGGAGATGGCGGGCGTGGCCGGTGACGCCGTGACCCAGATGCTCAACATCCTCTACGCGCTGCTGGCGCTGGCGATCATCATCGCCATCCTCGGCATCGTCAACACGCTGACGCTCTCGGTCATCGAGCGTCGCCAGGAGCTGGGCATGCTGCGCGCCGTCGGCTCCCAGCGCCGCCAGATCCGCACGATGATCATCCTCGAATCCGTCCAGATCGCGGTCTTCGGCGCGGTCGCGGGCATCGCCATGGGCCTGTTCCTGGGCTGGGCGTTCCTCAAGGCGCTGGCCGGCACCGGTCTGGAATCGGTGGCCATCCCCTGGTCCCTGCTGGGCATCGTGCTGGCCGGTTCCCTGGTGGTCGGCGTGCTCGCCGCGATCTTCCCGGCCAACCGCGCGGCGAAGACGCCACCGCTGGACGCGATCGCCGACTAG
- a CDS encoding ABC transporter ATP-binding protein → MSTPSSPDDQSGHGERTERAEGSAAQTNRPDPVGGVREPAARAIDLFKQYGSGDTAVTALDHVSVEFAKNQFTAIMGPSGSGKSTLMHTMAGLDSATSGSAYIGDTNLSGLKDKEITALRRDRLGFIFQSFNLVPTLTAKENITLPSDIAGHPVDEAWFEEVTTRLGLTDRLTHRPAELSGGQQQRVACARALVSRPEIIFGDEPTGNLDSNSSAEVLSILRTAVDKDNQTVVIVTHDARAASYADRVIFLADGQIVNELMDPTPETILATMTGIEN, encoded by the coding sequence ATGAGCACCCCGAGCAGCCCCGACGACCAGTCCGGACACGGCGAGCGCACTGAACGTGCCGAAGGCTCCGCCGCCCAGACGAACCGCCCCGACCCTGTTGGCGGGGTCCGCGAGCCGGCCGCCCGGGCAATTGACCTGTTCAAGCAGTACGGATCCGGGGACACCGCCGTCACCGCCCTCGACCACGTGTCCGTGGAATTCGCGAAGAACCAGTTCACCGCCATCATGGGCCCCTCCGGTTCCGGAAAGTCGACGCTGATGCACACCATGGCGGGCCTGGACTCCGCCACCTCCGGCTCCGCCTACATCGGCGACACCAACCTCTCCGGGCTCAAGGACAAGGAGATCACGGCCCTGCGACGTGACCGCCTGGGCTTCATCTTCCAGTCCTTCAACCTGGTGCCGACGCTGACCGCCAAGGAGAACATCACCCTGCCGAGCGACATCGCCGGTCATCCGGTCGACGAGGCCTGGTTCGAGGAGGTCACCACCCGTCTGGGCCTGACTGACCGACTCACTCACCGCCCGGCGGAGCTCTCCGGCGGCCAGCAGCAGCGCGTCGCCTGCGCCCGCGCCCTGGTCTCGCGCCCGGAGATCATCTTCGGCGACGAGCCGACCGGCAACCTGGACTCCAACTCCTCCGCCGAGGTGCTCAGCATCCTGCGCACCGCCGTGGACAAGGACAACCAGACCGTCGTCATCGTCACCCACGACGCCCGCGCGGCCAGCTACGCCGACCGCGTGATTTTCCTCGCGGACGGTCAGATCGTCAACGAGCTCATGGACCCGACCCCGGAGACCATCCTGGCGACCATGACGGGAATCGAGAACTAG
- the ilvD gene encoding dihydroxy-acid dehydratase, translating into MTEKNVDIKPRSRAVTDGIEATASRGMLRAVGMTDDDWDKPQIGVASSWNEITPCNLTLKKLAGFAKEGVFEAQGYPLEFGTISVSDGISMGHTGMHYSLVSREIIADSVETVMSAERLDGSVLLAGCDKSIPGMLIAAVRLNLSSVFLYNGSTMPGTAKFADGTEKEVTLIDAFEGVGACRAGKLSGEDLGAIERAVCPGEGACGGMYTANTMASAAEAMGMSLPGSAAPPAIHRNRTEYARKSGKAVVNLLGQGITARDIVTRESLLNALAVVMALGGSTNAVLHLLAIAREAEVDLTLDDFNMMSDRVPHLGNLKPFGEYVMNDVFKIGGIPVVMKALLDAGLINGDCLTVTGRTVAENLAGINPPDPDGKILRALDDPIHPTGGLSVLKGTLAPEGAVVKTAGFDAERFEGTARVFDTEEPAMRAVLNGELKKGDVVIIRYEGPKGGPGMREMLAITGAIKGAGIGRDVLLITDGRFSGGSTGLCIGHVAPEAVDGGPIAFVQDGDRITVDIPTRTIDVDVSAAEMDRRRQDWEPRQSPHLTGVLAKYAKLVHSAAEGAVLY; encoded by the coding sequence ATGACCGAGAAGAACGTTGACATCAAGCCACGCTCACGCGCGGTCACGGACGGCATCGAGGCCACCGCGTCCCGCGGCATGCTTCGGGCGGTGGGCATGACCGATGATGACTGGGACAAGCCGCAGATCGGTGTGGCCTCCTCGTGGAACGAGATCACCCCCTGCAATCTGACCCTGAAGAAGCTCGCCGGGTTCGCCAAGGAAGGCGTGTTCGAGGCGCAGGGCTACCCGCTGGAGTTCGGCACCATCTCCGTCTCCGACGGCATTTCCATGGGCCATACCGGGATGCACTACTCGCTGGTGTCACGCGAGATTATCGCTGATTCGGTCGAGACCGTCATGTCCGCCGAGCGTCTGGACGGTTCGGTTCTTCTGGCCGGCTGCGACAAGTCCATCCCGGGCATGCTCATCGCCGCGGTCCGCCTGAACCTCTCCTCCGTGTTCCTCTATAACGGTTCCACCATGCCGGGCACCGCGAAGTTCGCCGACGGCACCGAGAAGGAGGTCACGCTCATCGACGCCTTCGAGGGCGTCGGCGCCTGCCGGGCGGGGAAGTTGAGCGGGGAGGACCTCGGCGCCATCGAGCGTGCCGTCTGCCCGGGCGAGGGCGCCTGCGGCGGCATGTACACCGCCAACACCATGGCCTCGGCCGCCGAGGCGATGGGCATGTCGCTGCCGGGTTCCGCCGCCCCGCCCGCCATCCACCGCAACCGCACCGAGTACGCGCGCAAGTCGGGCAAGGCCGTCGTCAACCTGCTGGGTCAGGGCATCACCGCCCGCGACATCGTCACCCGCGAGTCCCTGCTCAACGCCCTAGCGGTGGTCATGGCCCTGGGCGGCTCCACCAACGCCGTCCTGCACCTGCTGGCCATCGCCAGGGAGGCCGAGGTCGATCTCACCCTCGACGACTTCAACATGATGAGCGACCGGGTCCCGCATCTGGGCAATCTCAAGCCCTTCGGCGAGTACGTCATGAATGACGTCTTCAAGATCGGCGGCATCCCCGTCGTGATGAAGGCGCTTCTCGACGCCGGCCTCATCAACGGCGACTGCCTCACCGTCACCGGCAGGACCGTCGCCGAAAACCTGGCGGGCATCAATCCTCCGGATCCGGACGGCAAGATTCTGCGTGCCCTGGACGACCCGATCCACCCCACCGGCGGCCTGTCCGTCCTCAAGGGCACCCTGGCCCCGGAGGGTGCGGTGGTCAAGACCGCCGGCTTCGACGCGGAACGCTTCGAGGGCACCGCCCGCGTCTTTGACACCGAGGAGCCGGCCATGAGAGCCGTCCTCAACGGTGAACTGAAGAAGGGCGACGTCGTCATCATTCGCTATGAGGGGCCGAAGGGTGGCCCGGGGATGCGCGAGATGCTCGCCATCACCGGAGCGATCAAGGGTGCGGGCATCGGCAGGGACGTGCTGCTCATCACCGACGGCCGTTTCTCCGGCGGATCCACCGGGCTGTGCATCGGCCACGTCGCCCCGGAGGCCGTCGACGGTGGCCCGATCGCCTTTGTGCAAGACGGCGACAGGATTACGGTCGACATCCCGACCCGCACCATCGACGTCGACGTCTCCGCTGCGGAGATGGACCGGCGCCGGCAGGACTGGGAGCCGCGTCAGAGCCCGCATCTGACGGGCGTGCTGGCAAAGTACGCCAAGCTCGTCCACTCCGCCGCCGAAGGTGCGGTGCTCTACTAG
- the murA gene encoding UDP-N-acetylglucosamine 1-carboxyvinyltransferase produces the protein MKDTFRVEGGARLHGSVRVDGAKNSVLKLMAAALLAEGTTTLTNCPQILDVPLMQKVLEGLGCEVELEGSTVRITTPAEVKSDADFDAVRQFRASVAVLGPLTARCGRAVVALPGGDAIGSRPLDMHQSGLEKLGATTRIKHGCVVAEAEELVGAKIKLDFPSVGATENILAAAVLAKGVTTLDNAAREPEITDLCEMLNSMGAKISGAGSSTITIEGVEKLEPTQHEVVGDRIVAGTWAYAAAMTQGDITVGGIAPRHLHLALEKIKSAGVEVETFANGFRVRGTGRPGAVDYQTLPFPGFPTDLQPMAIGISTIAEGVSIITENVFESRFRFVDELLRLGADARVDGHHVVVRGIDRLSSTDVWSSDIRAGAGLVLAGLVADGTTTVHDVFHIDRGYPNFVENLRNLGAGVERVSVP, from the coding sequence GTGAAGGATACATTTCGAGTAGAAGGTGGAGCCCGGCTCCACGGCTCCGTTCGGGTTGACGGAGCCAAAAACAGCGTTCTCAAGCTCATGGCGGCGGCACTGCTGGCAGAGGGAACGACCACGCTGACCAACTGTCCGCAAATTCTCGATGTTCCCCTGATGCAGAAGGTGCTGGAAGGTCTCGGCTGCGAGGTCGAGCTGGAGGGCTCGACCGTCCGCATCACCACCCCGGCCGAAGTCAAGTCCGACGCGGACTTCGACGCGGTGCGCCAGTTCCGTGCTTCCGTCGCCGTGCTCGGCCCGCTGACCGCCCGGTGCGGCCGTGCGGTCGTGGCTTTGCCCGGCGGCGACGCCATCGGCTCCCGGCCCCTGGACATGCACCAGTCCGGCCTGGAGAAGCTGGGTGCGACCACGAGGATTAAGCATGGGTGCGTCGTGGCCGAGGCCGAGGAACTGGTCGGGGCGAAGATCAAGCTGGACTTCCCCTCCGTCGGAGCGACGGAGAACATCCTGGCGGCTGCCGTGCTGGCTAAGGGCGTGACGACGCTGGACAACGCCGCCCGTGAGCCCGAAATCACTGATCTCTGCGAAATGCTGAACTCCATGGGCGCCAAGATTTCCGGCGCCGGCTCCTCGACGATCACCATCGAGGGCGTCGAGAAGCTCGAGCCCACCCAGCACGAGGTCGTCGGGGATCGCATCGTCGCCGGCACGTGGGCCTACGCGGCCGCGATGACCCAGGGCGACATCACTGTCGGAGGAATTGCGCCCCGACACCTGCACCTGGCGCTGGAGAAGATAAAGAGCGCCGGCGTGGAGGTGGAGACATTCGCCAACGGGTTCCGGGTGCGGGGCACCGGGCGTCCGGGCGCGGTCGACTATCAGACCCTTCCCTTCCCGGGCTTCCCGACCGACCTCCAGCCGATGGCCATCGGTATCTCCACCATCGCCGAGGGGGTCAGCATCATTACCGAGAACGTCTTCGAATCGCGCTTCCGTTTCGTCGACGAACTGCTCCGTCTCGGAGCGGATGCCCGCGTCGACGGACACCATGTGGTGGTCCGCGGCATTGACCGGCTCTCCTCGACCGACGTGTGGAGCTCTGACATCCGTGCGGGTGCGGGACTCGTCCTGGCCGGCCTGGTTGCCGACGGGACCACCACGGTCCACGACGTCTTCCACATTGACCGCGGTTACCCGAACTTCGTGGAGAACCTCCGCAACCTCGGCGCCGGGGTCGAACGGGTCTCCGTCCCCTGA
- the ramA gene encoding acetate metabolism transcriptional regulator RamA, which yields MEAQRVKDDEEAIRSALTALKTATGIPVTMYGTLLADNRIHISQWIGLRTPALQNLYLEPGAGVGGRVVTTRRAVGVSDYTRANVISHEHDRAIQDEGLHSIVALPVIVQREIRGVLYAGVHSPVRLGDKVIEEVTMTARSLEQDLAVNSALRRTEGGKGAAKSGRMMNGAEWEQVRSTHSKLRMLANRVEDEGLRKELEALCDQMVSPVRVKQSTKLSARELDVLSCVALGHTNVEAAEEMGIGAETVKSYLRSVMRKLGAHTRYEAVNAARRIGALP from the coding sequence ATGGAAGCACAGCGGGTCAAGGATGACGAGGAAGCCATCCGCTCGGCGCTCACGGCGCTGAAGACCGCCACCGGAATCCCGGTGACGATGTACGGAACGCTGCTGGCGGATAACCGAATTCACATTTCCCAGTGGATTGGGCTGCGTACGCCGGCGCTCCAGAACCTGTATCTGGAACCGGGCGCGGGCGTCGGCGGCCGCGTCGTCACGACGCGACGTGCGGTCGGTGTCTCCGACTACACGCGTGCCAATGTCATCTCCCATGAGCATGACCGGGCCATCCAGGATGAGGGGCTGCACTCCATCGTGGCGCTGCCGGTCATCGTCCAGCGGGAGATTCGCGGCGTGCTTTACGCCGGTGTGCACTCGCCGGTCCGGCTCGGGGACAAGGTGATCGAGGAAGTCACCATGACCGCCCGCTCCCTGGAGCAGGATTTGGCCGTCAACTCCGCCCTCCGCCGCACCGAGGGCGGTAAGGGCGCGGCCAAGAGCGGCCGCATGATGAACGGTGCGGAGTGGGAGCAGGTCCGCTCGACCCATTCGAAGCTGCGCATGCTGGCGAACCGCGTGGAGGATGAGGGGCTGCGCAAGGAGCTCGAAGCCCTCTGCGACCAGATGGTCAGCCCGGTGCGGGTCAAGCAGTCCACCAAACTTTCCGCCCGTGAGCTGGATGTCCTCTCCTGTGTCGCTCTCGGCCACACAAATGTCGAAGCCGCTGAGGAAATGGGCATCGGTGCGGAGACGGTGAAGTCCTATCTGCGCTCTGTGATGCGCAAGCTGGGCGCCCACACCCGATACGAGGCGGTTAACGCGGCCCGTCGTATCGGCGCTTTGCCCTGA